In one Macaca fascicularis isolate 582-1 chromosome 6, T2T-MFA8v1.1 genomic region, the following are encoded:
- the POU4F3 gene encoding POU domain, class 4, transcription factor 3 — MMAMNSKQPFGMHPVLQEPKFSSLHSGSEAMRRVCLPAPQLQGNIFGSFDESLLARAEALAAVDIVSHGKNHPFKPDATYHTMSSVPCTSTSSTVPISHPAALTSHPHHAVHQGLEGDLLEHISPTLSVSGLGAPEHSVMPAQIHPHHLGAMGHLHQAMGMSHPHTVAPHSAMPACLSDVESDPRELEAFAERFKQRRIKLGVTQADVGAALANLKIPGVGSLSQSTICRFESLTLSHNNMIALKPVLQAWLEEAEAAYREKNSKPELFNGSERKRKRTSIAAPEKRSLEAYFAIQPRPSSEKIAAIAEKLDLKKNVVRVWFCNQRQKQKRMKYSAVH; from the exons ATGATGGCCATGAACTCCAAGCAGCCTTTCGGCATGCACCCGGTGCTGCAAGAACCCAAATTCTCCAGCCTGCACTCCGGCTCCGAGGCCATGCGCCGAGTCTGTCTCCCAGCCCCGCAG CTGCAGGGTAATATATTTGGAAGCTTTGATGAGAGCCTGCTGGCACGCGCCGAAGCTCTGGCGGCGGTGGATATCGTCTCCCACGGCAAGAACCATCCGTTCAAGCCCGACGCCACCTACCATACCATGAGCAGCGTGCCCTGCACGTCCACTTCGTCCACCGTGCCCATCTCCCACCCAGCCGCGCTCACCTCTCACCCGCACCACGCCGTGCACCAGGGCCTCGAAGGCGACCTGCTGGAGCACATCTCGCCCACGCTGAGTGTGAGCGGCCTGGGCGCTCCGGAACACTCGGTGATGCCCGCACAGATCCATCCACACCACCTGGGCGCCATGGGCCACCTGCACCAGGCCATGGGCATGAGTCACCCGCACACCGTGGCGCCTCACAGCGCCATGCCCGCATGCCTCAGTGACGTGGAGTCAGACCCGCGCGAGCTGGAAGCCTTCGCCGAGCGCTTCAAGCAGCGTCGCATCAAGCTGGGGGTGACCCAGGCGGACGTGGGCGCGGCTCTGGCTAATCTCAAGATCCCCGGCGTGGGCTCGCTGAGCCAAAGCACCATCTGCAGGTTCGAGTCTCTCACTCTCTCGCACAACAACATGATCGCGCTCAAGCCGGTGCTCCAGGCCTggctggaggaggctgaggccgccTACCGAGAGAAGAACAGCAAGCCAGAGCTCTTCAACGGCAGCGAACGGAAGCGCAAACGCACGTCCATCGCGGCGCCGGAGAAGCGTTCACTCGAGGCCTATTTCGCTATCCAGCCACGTCCTTCATCTGAGAAGATTGCGGCCATCGCTGAGAAACTGGACCTTAAAAAGAACGTGGTGAGAGTCTGGTTCTGCAaccagagacagaaacagaaacgAATGAAGTATTCGGCTGTCCACTGA